A stretch of the Flavobacterium sp. 5 genome encodes the following:
- a CDS encoding gliding motility lipoprotein GldH gives MRIKNSLLLFFVAVLLFSCDKKRVFDEYKSVGSAWNKDSIVTFDLPVLDSTKRYDLYVNLRDNNNYKYSNLFLIVSLESPNGYTKVDTLEYQMAEPDGTLLGDGFTDIKESKLYYKENVRFRGNYKVHIKQAVRENGKVPGVAFLDGITEVGFRIEKKD, from the coding sequence ATGAGAATAAAGAATAGTCTTTTACTGTTTTTTGTAGCAGTACTCCTTTTTTCGTGTGATAAAAAAAGAGTTTTTGATGAGTATAAATCTGTAGGAAGCGCCTGGAACAAAGATAGTATTGTTACTTTTGACTTACCTGTTTTAGATTCAACAAAGAGATATGATTTGTATGTGAATTTAAGAGATAACAACAATTACAAATACAGCAATCTCTTTCTGATTGTGTCTTTAGAAAGTCCAAATGGTTATACCAAAGTAGACACCTTAGAATACCAAATGGCTGAACCTGACGGAACATTATTAGGTGATGGTTTTACAGATATCAAAGAGAGTAAACTCTACTATAAAGAGAATGTTCGCTTTAGAGGAAATTACAAAGTACATATTAAACAAGCGGTGAGAGAAAATGGAAAAGTACCTGGTGTAGCTTTTTTAGACGGAATTACCGAAGTAGGTTTTAGAATAGAAAAAAAAGATTAG
- a CDS encoding penicillin-binding protein 1A, which produces MAIKKNNPQTKSINKDVKYYSRKFWKIYFSGLGIIALFFLLASWGIFGSMPSFEDLENPDSNLATEIISSDGVVLGKYFKQNRSQLKYSDLPKNLVQALVATEDARFYEHSGIDGRGTLRAIASLGRSGGASTLTQQLAKQLFHGEGSKFLPFRIVQKMKEWIIAIRLERQYTKNEIIAMYCNVYDFGNYSVGVSSAAQTYFSKAPKDLTIDESAILVGMFKNSGLYNPVKNPVGVKNRRNVVLHQMEKAHIISEDQKIQLQSLPITLHFKLESHREGTATYFREYLREYMKKWVEENKKPDGSDYDIYKDGLKIYTTIDSRMQAYAEEAVSAHMANMQEEFFIQSKGNKNAPFVNISEAETERIINQAMKSSHRWDVLKEQDKSDDEIIKTFSEKTKMTVFTWKGERDTIMTPLDSIRYYKHFLQAGVMSMEPQTGNIKVWVGGINYKYFQYDHVGQGARQVGSTFKPFVYATAIEQLNMSPCDSILDGPFIIRKGRHHVTEDWEPRNSDNNYRGMVTLKQALAYSINTVSAKLIDKVSPEAVIELTHKLGVKSEIVTQPSIALGAVEITVEDMVAAFSTFANQGVYTKPQFLSKIENKSGEVIYEPIPESHDVLNKDIAFAIIKLLEGVTESGSGARLRTQGGGNGDKRWTGYPYMFKNPIAGKTGTSQNQSDGWFMGIVPNLVTGVWVGCEDRSAHFKSLTYGQGAAMALPIWGYFMDKCYKDENLKISKESFERPANLSIKVDCYTPRPAVVKDSTATPEQDTEEFSL; this is translated from the coding sequence ATGGCTATCAAAAAAAATAACCCTCAGACAAAAAGCATCAATAAAGATGTGAAATATTATTCCAGAAAATTTTGGAAAATTTACTTCTCCGGACTGGGAATTATTGCTTTATTCTTCCTGCTTGCCTCATGGGGTATCTTTGGATCTATGCCTTCATTTGAAGATTTAGAAAATCCAGATTCTAATTTAGCTACTGAAATCATCTCTTCAGACGGAGTTGTTTTAGGTAAATATTTCAAACAAAACCGTTCTCAATTAAAATATTCTGATCTACCAAAAAACCTTGTACAAGCCTTAGTTGCTACCGAAGATGCCCGTTTTTATGAGCATTCTGGTATTGACGGAAGAGGAACACTAAGAGCAATCGCAAGTTTAGGAAGAAGCGGTGGAGCGAGTACCTTGACCCAACAATTGGCTAAACAATTATTTCACGGTGAAGGTTCAAAATTTTTACCTTTCCGTATTGTTCAAAAAATGAAAGAATGGATTATTGCCATTCGATTGGAAAGACAATATACCAAAAACGAAATCATTGCGATGTATTGCAATGTGTATGACTTTGGTAATTATTCAGTAGGAGTTAGTTCTGCAGCGCAAACTTATTTTTCTAAAGCTCCAAAAGATCTGACCATAGATGAATCAGCTATTTTAGTAGGGATGTTCAAAAACTCTGGACTATACAATCCTGTTAAAAATCCTGTTGGTGTAAAAAACAGAAGAAATGTAGTGCTTCATCAAATGGAAAAAGCACACATCATTTCTGAAGATCAAAAAATCCAATTACAGAGCTTGCCTATCACTTTACATTTCAAATTAGAAAGTCACAGAGAAGGGACTGCTACTTACTTTAGAGAATACCTTCGTGAGTATATGAAAAAATGGGTAGAAGAAAATAAAAAGCCCGATGGATCTGACTACGATATTTACAAAGACGGTTTAAAAATCTACACTACAATTGATTCAAGAATGCAGGCTTACGCTGAAGAAGCTGTTTCTGCACACATGGCCAATATGCAGGAAGAATTTTTCATACAATCCAAAGGCAATAAAAATGCTCCTTTTGTAAACATTTCTGAAGCAGAGACCGAACGCATTATTAATCAGGCGATGAAATCATCTCACAGATGGGATGTTTTGAAAGAGCAAGACAAAAGCGATGATGAGATTATCAAAACCTTTAGTGAGAAAACAAAAATGACTGTTTTCACTTGGAAAGGTGAAAGAGATACTATTATGACTCCGTTGGATTCCATCCGTTATTACAAACACTTTTTACAAGCTGGTGTAATGTCAATGGAACCACAAACGGGTAATATCAAAGTTTGGGTTGGAGGTATCAACTACAAATATTTCCAATATGATCACGTAGGTCAAGGAGCCAGACAAGTAGGTTCAACATTCAAACCATTTGTGTATGCAACTGCTATAGAACAATTAAACATGTCTCCTTGCGATTCGATTCTTGATGGACCATTTATTATTCGTAAAGGACGTCATCACGTAACCGAAGATTGGGAACCAAGAAACTCCGATAATAACTACCGCGGAATGGTAACCCTAAAACAAGCATTGGCATACTCTATAAATACCGTTTCAGCGAAATTAATTGACAAAGTTAGCCCAGAGGCCGTAATAGAACTGACTCATAAATTAGGAGTGAAATCCGAAATTGTAACCCAACCTTCGATCGCTTTAGGAGCTGTAGAAATAACTGTTGAAGATATGGTTGCGGCATTCAGCACATTTGCTAATCAAGGTGTTTATACTAAACCACAGTTCTTATCCAAAATTGAGAATAAAAGTGGCGAAGTAATCTATGAACCAATTCCTGAATCTCATGATGTTTTAAATAAAGACATTGCTTTTGCCATCATTAAATTGCTGGAAGGTGTAACCGAAAGTGGTTCTGGAGCTAGATTGAGAACACAAGGCGGAGGAAATGGAGACAAACGCTGGACAGGTTACCCGTATATGTTTAAAAACCCAATTGCAGGTAAAACAGGAACTTCACAAAACCAATCCGATGGTTGGTTTATGGGAATAGTACCTAACCTTGTAACAGGTGTTTGGGTAGGTTGCGAAGACCGTTCGGCACATTTCAAAAGTCTTACTTATGGACAGGGAGCAGCAATGGCCTTACCAATTTGGGGATATTTTATGGACAAATGCTATAAAGACGAAAACTTAAAAATATCCAAAGAATCTTTTGAAAGACCTGCCAATCTTTCTATCAAAGTAGATTGTTACACCCCGAGACCTGCAGTAGTTAAAGA